From Apium graveolens cultivar Ventura chromosome 9, ASM990537v1, whole genome shotgun sequence, the proteins below share one genomic window:
- the LOC141687077 gene encoding uncharacterized protein LOC141687077 — MAETVYEEKAPASPGKARLPEDYVTVTAEDKKVSVGTPPAEVEVVKCDCCKLTEECTIAYIARVRERHQGRWICGLCAEAVKDEIDRSGLRITKEEALERHASFCEEFRSPPEKPTEELISAVKQLLIRSLESPTSVRSNPSSPRVKDGSDITRIVFGRSQSCFPSMDG; from the coding sequence ATGGCGGAGACTGTGTATGAGGAGAAAGCGCCGGCGAGTCCAGGAAAGGCTCGATTACCGGAAGATTATGTTACGGTGACGGCAGAGGATAAGAAAGTGAGCGTCGGTACTCCACCGGCGGAAGTGGAGGTAGTCAAGTGTGACTGCTGCAAGTTAACGGAGGAGTGTACGATCGCGTACATCGCACGTGTTCGGGAGAGGCATCAGGGGCGCTGGATCTGCGGGCTCTGTGCAGAGGCTGTTAAGGACGAAATTGATAGGTCCGGATTGAGGATCACCAAGGAGGAGGCGCTGGAGCGTCACGCCAGCTTCTGCGAGGAGTTCAGATCTCCTCCCGAGAAGCCGACGGAGGAGCTGATCTCCGCGGTGAAGCAGCTGCTGATAAGGAGCTTGGAGTCGCCCACTAGTGTTCGGTCCAATCCGAGTAGTCCGAGGGTGAAGGACGGGTCGGATATTACTCGGATTGTGTTTGGGCGGTCGCAGAGCTGTTTCCCTAGCATGGATGGGTAA
- the LOC141686437 gene encoding uncharacterized protein LOC141686437, giving the protein MDLYVSLDADLVPSLDNEKKGAIMQSAAWLNLEGLRPIICNCLWDKSRGKYNWVQECLDRGLATRQWLDLFPSPEVRVLEVAMSDHLPLHLQLNKQIYRRKDRRFRFENIWLRKSECENVVKQGWNDTEGLDIIEKINYCSLKLQEWGGGISNDFKQQARDLRDRLRKLRSRRDSNGIQLYNEICLDKKKTNVLQRIKNMEGAWRESTEEIQVVIEDYFTELFSSSVLNGKLSEREEIKKISDEDNMEHMAEVTIEEVKAAVFSMHPDKSPGPDGLNPVFFQSFWTVVGPDVVKFCRNYMSTGILPDGINIGLPDSKGESSSDYGGYSSNFTL; this is encoded by the exons ATGGATTTATATGTCTCATTAGATGCAGATTTGGTACCATCATTAGACAATGAAAAGAAAGGTGCAATTATGCAGAGTGCTGCTTG GCTTAACCTGGAAGGCCTCCGACCCATAATATGTAACTGCTTATGGGATAAATCACGAGGAAAATATAATTGGGTTCAAGAATGTTTAGATCGTGGATTGGCTACACGACAGTGGTTGGATTTATTTCCATCACCAGAAGTCAGAGTATTAGAAGTTGCTATGTCCGACCACTTACCCCTTCACTTGCAATTAAACAAACAAATATACAGGAGAAAAGATAGGCGTTTCAGATTTGAGAATATTTGGCTCAGAAAAAGTGAGTGTGAGAACGTGGTTAAGCAGGGATGGAATGATACGGAAGGTTTGGACATTATTGAGAAAATCAATTATTGTAGTCTGAAACTACAAGAATGGGGAGGGGGAATAAGTAATGATTTTAAGCAGCAGGCTAGAGATCTTAGAGATCGGCTAAGGAAATTGAGGTCACGTCGAGATTCAAATGGAATTCAGTTATACAATGAG ATATGCCTCGACAAGAAAAAAACGAATGTGTTACAGAGAATAAAAAATATGGAGGGTGCATGGAGGGAGAGTACAGAAGAAATTCAAGTGGTTATTGAAGACTACTTCACAGAATTATTCTCATCTTCGGTGTTAAATGGTAAGCTGTCAGAAAGAGAGGAAATTAAAAAAATCTCAGATGAGGATAACATGGAGCATATGGCTGAGGTCACGATCGAAGAGGTAAAAGCTGCTGTCTTCTCTATGCATCCGGATAAATCTCCTGGTCCGGATGGATTAAATCCGGTGTTCTTTCAATCATTTTGGACAGTGGTAGGCCCGGACGTAGTCAAATTTTGCCGGAATTACATGAGTACTGGTATCCTTCCTGATGGAATTAACATTGGTCTGCCTGATTCCAAAGGTGAAAGTTCCTCAGACTATGGCGGATATTCGTCCAATTTCACTTTGTAA
- the LOC141686438 gene encoding uncharacterized protein LOC141686438 — protein MCAEGFNAMIRRNEATGILHGVRVAAGAPTISYLLFDDDCYLFFRATETEAEVLKRILKRYEAISGQVVNFNKSTISFSPNTAEQVRREICDKLEVKEVKTPGKYLGIPMHIGRNKVTEFAFLLERVEQKLQGWSNQTLSKAGKITLLKTSAQTVPNFWMNLMLIPKEICDKIEKRMNAFWWHSDSTGGGIKWMSWDRLCSAKEEGGLGFKKLKEFNVAMLAKQAWRLVNNVNPMVTKFMQARYFPDTDFLNASLGNNPSYLWRSILAAHDIIKQ, from the coding sequence atgtgtgcAGAGGGATTTAATGCCATGATTCGAAGAAATGAAGCAACAGGAATTTTACACGGTGTTAGAGTGGCAGCTGGTGCACCAACCATTTCATATTTATTATTCGATGACGACTGCTATCTATTCTTTCGAGCCACAGAAACGGAGGCAGAGGTGTTGAAAAGAATTTTGAAGAGATATGAGGCTATATCGGGACAAGTTGTTAATTTCAATAAGTCGACGATATCCTTTTCTCCAAATACAGCAGAACAAGTGAGGCGAGAAATCTGCGATAAACTGGAAGTAAAAGAAGTTAAGACACCAGGGAAGTACTTGGGGATACCGATGCACATAGGTCGTAATAAAGTTACAGAGTTTGCTTTTTTACTTGAACGAGTGGAGCAAAAACTTCAGGGCTGGAGTAACCAAACGCTCTCAAAAGCAGGAAAAATTACGTTACTTAAGACATCAGCTCAAACAGTCCCAAACTTTTGGATGAATTTGATGCTGATACCCAAAGAAATATGTGACAAAATTGAAAAACGCATGAATGCATTCTGGTGGCATAGTGACAGTACAGGTGGTGGAATAAAATGGATGTCGTGGGATCGTTTGTGTAGTGCTAAGGAGGAGGGAGGTCTGGGATTCAAAAAATTGAAAGAATTTAATGTGGCAATGTTGGCAAAACAAGCATGGAGGTTGGTAAATAATGTTAATCCCATGGTGACAAAGTTTATGCAAGCTCGTTACTTCCCCGACACTGATTTTTTGAATGCATCACTTGGAAATAATCCCAGTTACCTATGGCGTAGTATACTTGCGGCTCATGATATTATTAAACAATGA